The Nonlabens spongiae genome contains a region encoding:
- the trpD gene encoding anthranilate phosphoribosyltransferase, with amino-acid sequence MKEVLQELFEHKTLSRKRAYQILTAITQGFFNDSQIAAFLTVYGMRGITVEELAGFRDAMLEQALLVDLDKYNPIDLCGTGGDGKNTFNISTLASFVTAGAGVHVAKHGNYGVSSVSGSSNVMEYLGFKFTNDTSVIENQIANAGITFLHAPLFHPAMKAVAPIRKELGIKTFFNMLGPLVNPAKPKLQSVGVFSLQLARNYEYLFQKEPDKRYAIIHAHDGYDEISLTGKARIATNLGPVDLSAAEFGFSMLKQEDIFGGETIEEAAEIFVNVLNNQATKAQENVVIANAATAIMVAKNINLASAVSEARESLISGSALRAFNTLLKLKHS; translated from the coding sequence ATGAAAGAAGTATTGCAAGAATTGTTTGAGCATAAGACGCTTTCGCGAAAGCGTGCCTATCAAATACTTACTGCTATCACACAAGGTTTCTTCAACGATTCTCAGATCGCGGCATTTCTCACAGTATATGGTATGCGCGGGATCACGGTTGAAGAACTCGCTGGTTTTAGGGATGCCATGCTCGAGCAAGCCCTTTTAGTAGATCTGGACAAATACAATCCTATCGATCTGTGTGGCACAGGTGGTGACGGCAAGAATACCTTTAATATAAGCACGCTGGCAAGTTTTGTGACTGCTGGTGCTGGAGTCCATGTTGCTAAACACGGGAACTACGGCGTAAGCTCTGTAAGTGGATCTTCTAACGTGATGGAATATTTAGGCTTCAAGTTTACTAATGACACGAGTGTTATTGAGAACCAAATTGCAAATGCCGGAATCACCTTCCTACATGCGCCCCTTTTCCACCCAGCCATGAAGGCGGTGGCGCCCATCAGAAAGGAGTTAGGTATCAAAACATTCTTCAACATGCTCGGCCCATTGGTAAATCCAGCTAAACCAAAACTGCAAAGTGTGGGCGTTTTTAGCCTTCAACTCGCGAGAAATTATGAATATCTGTTCCAAAAAGAGCCAGATAAGCGATACGCAATTATTCACGCACATGATGGTTACGATGAGATAAGCCTTACGGGTAAAGCCCGTATCGCAACTAATCTAGGTCCGGTAGACCTTTCTGCAGCTGAGTTTGGGTTCTCGATGCTAAAACAAGAAGATATCTTTGGCGGTGAGACTATTGAAGAGGCAGCAGAAATATTTGTCAATGTGTTGAACAACCAAGCTACAAAGGCTCAAGAAAACGTTGTTATCGCAAATGCCGCGACGGCTATCATGGTCGCAAAAAATATAAATCTGGCAAGTGCAGTAAGTGAAGCTCGTGAATCATTGATAAGTGGTTCAGCGCTCAGAGCATTCAACACGCTACTCAAGCTTAAACATTCCTGA
- a CDS encoding anthranilate synthase component II, translating to MRVFVIDNYDSFTYNLVHYLEDLEAVVTVKRNDQFELDELLNYDAIVLSPGPGIPSEAGKLLEAIKFIAGKKPILGICLGHQAITEVYGGKIINLEKVYHGVATPMIHEGHQLFSGIEKNFEAGRYHSWVAEASNFPKELKVIARDENDQIMALCHKELPVYGIQFHPESVMTPQGKEMLKNFLELAR from the coding sequence ATAAGGGTTTTTGTCATAGATAATTATGACTCATTCACATATAATCTTGTGCATTATCTTGAGGATCTGGAAGCTGTTGTTACCGTTAAAAGAAACGACCAGTTTGAACTAGATGAGTTGCTCAACTATGATGCAATCGTACTTTCTCCAGGACCTGGCATTCCATCTGAAGCTGGAAAGCTTCTTGAAGCCATCAAATTTATAGCAGGTAAAAAGCCCATTCTGGGGATATGTTTAGGGCATCAGGCGATAACAGAGGTTTACGGAGGGAAGATCATCAATCTTGAGAAAGTCTATCATGGTGTTGCAACACCCATGATTCATGAAGGACATCAACTTTTTTCAGGTATTGAAAAGAATTTTGAGGCTGGACGTTATCATTCTTGGGTTGCTGAAGCATCAAATTTCCCTAAAGAATTAAAAGTCATCGCACGTGATGAAAACGACCAGATTATGGCGCTATGCCATAAGGAACTTCCTGTTTATGGAATTCAGTTCCATCCAGAAAGCGTAATGACGCCGCAAGGGAAAGAGATGCTCAAAAACTTTTTAGAATTAGCACGATGA
- a CDS encoding phosphoribosylanthranilate isomerase, with protein MRDTENIERLQQLGVDFMGLIRYSKSKRFVDDSQTAKISQLPLRSGTVGVYVNETFENIIKDIIPLRLDVVQLHGDENVAFAKAILELNIKVFKAFQVDANFDFEILEPWQELAKEYPAKLFFLFDTKSDQYGGSGKKFNWELLDHYKGEVPFLLSGGIKLEDVDRIDAFKHKMFMGVDLNSGFETKPGLKDISELTTFINKLRS; from the coding sequence ATGCGCGACACTGAAAATATCGAGCGCCTACAGCAGCTTGGTGTAGATTTTATGGGATTAATCCGTTATTCAAAAAGTAAGCGGTTTGTGGACGATTCTCAGACCGCCAAAATCTCACAACTACCTCTACGCAGTGGTACAGTGGGTGTTTACGTAAATGAAACTTTTGAGAATATCATTAAAGATATTATCCCGCTGCGGCTGGATGTGGTACAACTGCATGGTGATGAGAATGTCGCTTTCGCGAAAGCGATACTAGAGCTAAACATCAAGGTTTTTAAGGCGTTCCAAGTAGATGCAAATTTTGATTTTGAAATTTTAGAACCTTGGCAAGAGCTAGCCAAGGAATACCCTGCTAAATTGTTTTTCTTGTTTGACACTAAAAGTGACCAGTATGGCGGTTCGGGCAAGAAATTCAATTGGGAACTTCTCGACCATTACAAGGGCGAGGTACCTTTTTTACTGAGCGGCGGCATCAAACTTGAAGACGTGGATCGCATCGATGCATTTAAGCATAAGATGTTTATGGGTGTAGATCTTAATTCAGGTTTTGAGACAAAGCCAGGTTTAAAAGATATAAGTGAACTCACCACCTTTATCAATAAATTGAGATCATGA
- the trpC gene encoding indole-3-glycerol phosphate synthase TrpC, translated as MNDILKKITQQTLKDLSVRKRNMTLSDLRSMPGYGRKTFSLYESLKNGSGIIAEHKRQSPSKGSFKCPADLEKVVKGYEKAGASAISCLTDEPFFGGSLKDLQSARNYVKIPLLRKDFMVDLYQVHEARAYGADAILLIAACLDDEQMKTLAIEALNLNLEILFEVHNKEELDRVMQLTQSFNPTKFVIGVNNRDLKKFETSIEISKSLIAHFPKDVLAISESGISDPEVVKELKQISFQGFLIGELFMKTDDPGSALKSFIKSVEE; from the coding sequence ATGAACGACATTCTTAAAAAAATAACTCAGCAGACCTTAAAAGACCTCAGCGTGCGCAAAAGAAACATGACGCTTTCAGATTTGAGGTCCATGCCTGGATATGGGAGAAAAACTTTTTCACTATACGAGTCTCTAAAAAACGGCAGCGGCATCATTGCTGAACATAAAAGGCAAAGTCCTAGTAAGGGTAGTTTTAAATGTCCTGCTGATCTTGAAAAGGTCGTTAAAGGATATGAAAAAGCAGGTGCGAGTGCCATCAGTTGCCTGACAGATGAACCATTTTTTGGTGGATCATTGAAAGACCTTCAATCTGCGCGTAATTATGTGAAAATACCATTACTGCGCAAGGATTTTATGGTGGATCTGTACCAAGTTCATGAAGCCAGAGCTTACGGTGCTGACGCTATCTTACTTATTGCCGCTTGTCTGGATGATGAACAAATGAAAACTCTAGCGATCGAGGCTTTAAACCTCAATCTAGAGATACTTTTTGAAGTTCATAACAAAGAGGAGTTAGATCGTGTTATGCAATTGACTCAATCGTTCAATCCTACAAAATTTGTCATAGGTGTCAATAATCGCGATCTCAAAAAATTTGAGACCAGCATAGAAATCAGCAAATCACTGATAGCACACTTTCCTAAAGACGTCCTAGCCATTTCTGAAAGCGGAATCTCAGATCCAGAAGTAGTAAAAGAACTTAAACAGATTAGTTTTCAGGGTTTTTTAATCGGTGAGCTTTTTATGAAAACTGATGACCCTGGTAGTGCCTTAAAATCATTTATAAAATCGGTGGAGGAATGA